attctctcaaccagctccatggggtagtcacctggaatgcatttcaattaacaggtgtgccttcttaaaagttaatttgtggaatttatttcttTAATGCATTTAAGCCATtcagttgttgtgacaaggtaggggaggGTATAtttggtaaaacatttttttagatatattatggcaagaacagctcaaataagcaaagagaaatgacagtccatcattacttgaaaGACGAAGATTAGTTGatctggaaaatttcaataaCTTTTTCTTCAAGTGCTGGAAAATATTAAGAAAGTTtctttcaagtgcagtcgcaaaaaccatcaagcactatgataaaACTGTCTCTCATtgggacccagagttacctctgctgcagaggagaagttcattagacttaactgcacctcagattgcagcctaaataaatgcttcagagttcaagtaacagatacatctcaacaactgttcagaggagactgcatgaatcagcccttcatggtctaattgctacaaagaaaccactactaataggacaccaataagacgaagaaacatgagtaatggacattaaaccggtgtaaatctgtcctttggtctgagaccaaatttgagatttttggttccaactgccgcgTCTTTGTGAGacccagagtaggtgaacggatgatctccgcatgtgtggttcccaccgtgaaaaatggaagaggtggtgtgatggtgctttgctggtgacactgtcaatgatttatttagaattcaaggcacacttaaccagcatggctaccacagcattgtgcagcgatatgccatcccatttggtttgggcttggtgggactatcatttatttttcaatgggacaacgacccaaaacacacctccaggctgtgtaagggctatttgactaagaatgagagtgatgagtgctgtgtcagatgacctggcctccacaatcacccaacctcaacccaattgagatggtttgggatgagttggaccgcagagtgaatgaatagcagccaacaagtgctcagcatatgtgggaactccttcaagactgttggaaaagcattcctcatggagctggttgagagaatgccaagagtgtgcaaagctgtcaaggcaaagggtggctactttgaagaatctcatatggtttgatttgttttttggttactacatgattccatgtgttatttcatagttttgatgtcttcactattgttcaaataatgtagagaatagtaaaaataaataaaaagtcttgaatgagttggtgtgtccaaacttttgattggtactgtatatgtttatATATGCCGTATATATCAGACAATGGCTGAATGCAATATTGTACCCAGGAATATTCATCACTgaaatgtgttacttttgttATTACAAAGGCATCTGTGGACCTTCCCGCTGACAATGAAATTAAAATGAATCTTTGACTTTAATGTAGGGTTTCAGGTATAGAGTGGAATGGTTTTTCAGCTGGTGTATACTGAGGTAGCTCCTCTATGAACCTCTTCCCGCAGTGTGTACACACGAACAGCCTTTCTCCCGTGTGGACCTTCAGGTCCTTCTTCAGCTGGTTCTGGTGGGAAAACACATTTTCACACTGGGGGGCAGCTGAAGGATTTCTCTCCTGCGTGGatcctctggtgcctcttcaggctGGACGAATGAGAGAAGTGCATatgacactgggtacagctgaagggtttcacccctgtgtggaccctctggtggatcTTTAGGTTGCCAGCCTGGGCAAAGCTcatgtgacactgggtacagctgaagggtttcacccctgtgtggaccctctggtggatctccaccttctgggaacagctgaagcctttgttacagaacatgcagagAAACCGTTTCTCTTTACTACTGCCTGATGTTGCTCCCCCTCCCTGAGCCATGGCCCTTTGGTCCTTTGAGTTTAATACCTGATCGAAAAGGACGCGTCTGTGGGAATCCGAAGACCCCATTGATGTGGACATTGTATCGCGATCCCTGAACGCGTGTAAAGGGGAGTGCGTGGCGACATTTGGATTAGTCTCTACGCTTTCCTTATAATCTATGAAATCTCTGCCTTGTGAGTGTCCTTCTCCTAATTGAGTCTGGTCTGCATTCCATGTCAGAGGAACATCTCCATCCACTTCATCTACGACTATAACCTCCCCTTTCTTATCTAGGCACCCTTCAGAgtatacactactactatactggtTCCAGTCCCCACTAGACAGATCAGTCTGTGTCTCTAAAGACAAGAGCATGTTGCCAGGGTCCATCTCTGTAGAGTAAGAACAAGACGGATCATCACCACCAGTGTCTAACGTGTCACCATCACCACGGGAATGAACCTGGCTCTGGTGAAATACCGGAAAGTACTCTAGGCCGGGAGCAGGAGGACAGCCCAGTGGCCCCAGCCTTTCTGAGTCTGATCCGTGGTCAGATCTTGTATGTAAGAGCCTGTGTGTTACAGTTAAAGTCTCCTtgtctgtctctgacttgagGACGGCGTTCGGCATTCCACTGACCTCCGTGATGCTGGGTTGGGTCCTAGGCGGTGCTGGGGCGGTGGTGGAGTCCTCC
The genomic region above belongs to Oncorhynchus nerka isolate Pitt River linkage group LG18, Oner_Uvic_2.0, whole genome shotgun sequence and contains:
- the LOC115145703 gene encoding zinc finger protein 329-like, with product MANCMVFHTQITSIMEVLANAAVAEICKLVDDDYAVFRLEMSQSQKENTALRRKLQLLELKVARERVLGSRPSSVKILDRSRGMARGHLTGGHSSFVKPAGRNRWRDDQSITVDEESGTLTKDVIVIESADAEAAGPRVKLEKAEEDPRLSRNIQTGAVGVSPIATEDSTTAPAPPRTQPSITEVSGMPNAVLKSETDKETLTVTHRLLHTRSDHGSDSERLGPLGCPPAPGLEYFPVFHQSQVHSRGDGDTLDTGGDDPSCSYSTEMDPGNMLLSLETQTDLSSGDWNQYSSSVYSEGCLDKKGEVIVVDEVDGDVPLTWNADQTQLGEGHSQGRDFIDYKESVETNPNVATHSPLHAFRDRDTMSTSMGSSDSHRRVLFDQVLNSKDQRAMAQGGGATSGSSKEKRFLCMFCNKGFSCSQKVEIHQRVHTGVKPFSCTQCHMSFAQAGNLKIHQRVHTGVKPFSCTQCHMHFSHSSSLKRHQRIHAGEKSFSCPPV